DNA sequence from the Thermodesulfobacteriota bacterium genome:
CCTCGTCCATCCCCTCGACCAGCACGTCGAGCTCCCGGCCCAGGAGCTCCCGGTTTCGGCCCTCGCTGATCCCCGCCTGGACCTCCAGGAGGCGGTCCAGGCGCTCCCGGACCACCCGGCGCATCACCCGGGGCCGCAGGCGCTCGGCGGGGGTCCCCTCCTCGGGAGAGTACGGGAAGGCGCCCAAATGGTGGAAGCGCACCCGCTCCACGAAGTCGAGCAGTGCCTGGAACTCCGCCCGGGTCTCCCCGGGAAAGCCCACGATGGCCGTGGTCCGCAGCGCCAGGCCCGGCACCCGGTCCAGGAGACCCAGCAGGGTCTCCTCCACCTGGGCGGCCGAGGTGCGCCGCCCCATGGCCTGGAGGATCCGCGGGTGGATGTGCTGGATGGGCAGGTCCAGATACGGCACGAGTTTGCCTCCCCCGGCGAGGCGATCCTCGAGCCCGGGGGGCAGGGGCCCGGGGTAACCGTAGAGGAGCCGGAGCCAGCGCAACCCCTCCACCTCTTCCAGGGCGTCCAGGAGCCGGGCAAGGGCGTCGGGATCGCCCCGGTCGCGGCCGTAGGAGGTCACGTCCTGGGCCACCAGGTTGAGCTCCACCACTCCCTGGGCGGCCAGGGCCCGGGCCTCGGCCAGCAGGGGCTCCAGCGCGAAGGAGCGGAAGCTCCCGCGGATGGAGGGGATGGTGCAGTAGGTGCACCGGTTGGAGCACCCCTCCGCCACTTTCAGATAGGCGCTGTGGGGGAGCTGGGTGAGGACGCGGGGCA
Encoded proteins:
- the rimO gene encoding 30S ribosomal protein S12 methylthiotransferase RimO gives rise to the protein MTSRSVGLISLGCAKNRVDAEHLLGGLLARGFALVEDPARAEVVVVNTCGFLREAVEESIEEILEAARLKETGECRVLVVAGCLPKRYPELARELPEVDHFFTPEDVARIPDVLTGAEDTAAAPEALPRVLTQLPHSAYLKVAEGCSNRCTYCTIPSIRGSFRSFALEPLLAEARALAAQGVVELNLVAQDVTSYGRDRGDPDALARLLDALEEVEGLRWLRLLYGYPGPLPPGLEDRLAGGGKLVPYLDLPIQHIHPRILQAMGRRTSAAQVEETLLGLLDRVPGLALRTTAIVGFPGETRAEFQALLDFVERVRFHHLGAFPYSPEEGTPAERLRPRVMRRVVRERLDRLLEVQAGISEGRNRELLGRELDVLVEGMDEEGRPVGRTYGQAPEVDGLTVLRGLGDEAVEIGAFVRVRVSAASEYDLEAQVLGP